The proteins below come from a single Lineus longissimus chromosome 5, tnLinLong1.2, whole genome shotgun sequence genomic window:
- the LOC135487759 gene encoding uncharacterized protein LOC135487759 encodes MTALCQKIWEQKERSKKWTQSLIISLPKKGNLRLCQYYRTISLISHPSKVMLRIISSADSNPKVEEIPSEEQAGFKSGRSTTKQIFNIRLLVEKYLDHQKELHHNVIDFTKKGFDSVWHEGLWKVMRDYNIDKPLVRIIKELYNQLGDFFRTAVRVGDVGSF; translated from the coding sequence ATGACCGCACTTTGCCAGAAGATTTGGGAACAAAAGGAAAGATCGAAGAAATGGACACAATCCCTCATCATCTCACTACCCAAGAAGGGTAACCTGCGCTTGTGCCAATACTACCGCACCATAAGTCTCATCAGCCACCCCAGCAAGGTCATGTTACGTATCATATCCTCAGCAGACTCAAACCCAAAAGTCGAGGAGATACCATCAGAGGAACAGGCCGGCTTCAAGAGTGGAAGAAGCACAACCAAACAAATCTTCAACATCAGATTGTTAGTTGAAAAATACCTGGACCACCAGAAGGAACTACATCACAACGTCATTGATTTCACTAAGAAGGGTTTTGACAGCGTGTGGCATGAGGGCCTTTGGAAGGTCATGAGGGATTACAACATCGATAAACCCCTGGTCAGAATAATCAAAGAACTGTACAACCAACTCGGCGACTTCTTCAGAACGGCAGTCCgagttggtgatgttggttcattttga